Proteins found in one Balaenoptera musculus isolate JJ_BM4_2016_0621 chromosome 4, mBalMus1.pri.v3, whole genome shotgun sequence genomic segment:
- the RTP4 gene encoding receptor-transporting protein 4 has protein sequence MDSRPQSKRMVLDVGTWEQIFQELISQEKPEARWTLKMHGNLQPDCVAPGWKQYKQRAFGRFSCSSCHRSWASAQVQILCHMYLEHQKSQGKVLVRLFGQRCRKCSQSQFEKPEFSLDSTMRILNNLVQRILERFYRNGIRKVLEMPVIQEVPLNGHHDVVNCEACVLGFCVQNLPNCTTEPAKSSLSYTKTGSSSPHLGDVYGQNRARNQSAEAKETQGSGYSCAHKGPGPSHATAGIQVPGTGPQLKQETGRLLTPGTDRQAAQGTGLQPIRVAGSLPPGWTDPQPRQAIGPLPKGLAHSQSTLGTGPQNPRLTYSQAIKMSGQQLTQDAQATQGAGRQATKVTDPQPTRGTIPRATSRSDTQATGRADPSPLGSNSQPTRGTIPRSTSGSDSQATGRADPSPLGSNSQPTRGTIPRSTSGSDSQVTGRAEPSPLGSNSQPTRGTIPRSTSESDSQATRRADPSPLGSNSQPTRGTIPRSTSGSDSQATGRADLSPLGSNSQPTRGTIPRSTSGSDSQATGRADPSPLGSNSQPTRGTIPRSTSGSDSQATGRADPSPLGSNSQPTRGIGPMATCRTFSESQAAWVRQERCSPRGSAPDSFFRLSPSMQPNNSLNQEQLFRWGYVCVVALFTFFVSKYL, from the exons ATGGACTCCAGGCCTCAGAGCAAGAGAATGGTTTTGGATGTTGGGACATGGGAGCAGATATTTCAAGAACTGATCTCGCAGGAGAAACCCGAGGCAAGATGGACCCTGAAGATGCATGGGAACCTTCAGCCAGACTGTGTGGCCCCAGGGTGGAAGCAATACAAGCAGAGAGCATTTGGCAG GTTCTCGTGTTCCTCATGCCATCGAAGCTGGGCTTCTGCCCAAGTGCAGATCCTATGTCACATGTACCTGGAGCACCAGAAGTCCCAGGGAAAGGTGCTTGTGCGGCTCTTTGGTCAGAGGTGCCGGAAGTGTTCCCAGTCTCAATTTGAGAAGCCTGAGTTCTCCCTGGATAGCACCATGAGGATTCTGAACAACCTGGTGCAGCGTATTCTGGAGAGATTCTACAGAAATGGCATCAGGAAGGTTTTGGAGATGCCAGTGATCCAGGAGGTGCCTTTGAATGGGCACCATGATGTGGTCAATTGTGAGGCATGTGTCCTGGGCTTCTGTGTACAGAACTTACCTAACTGCACGACAGAGCCAGCCAAATCCTCTCTCTCCTACACGAAGACTGGCAGCTCCTCTCCTCACCTTGGTGACGTGTATGGCCAAAACCGAGCTAGGAACCAGTCAGCTGAGGCAAAGGAGACTCAGGGAAGTGGGTATTCCTGCGCCCATAaaggcccagggcccagccatgCCACTGCTGGGATCCAAGTGCCTGGGACAGGCCCTCAGCTCAAACAGGAGACAGGCCGACTGCTCACACCAGGGACAGACCGGCAGGCTGCACAGGGAACAGGCCTACAGCCCATCCGAGTAGCAGGATCACTTCCCCCAGGGTGGACAGACCCACAGCCCAGACAAGCAATAGGTCCACTACCTAAAGGGTTGGCACATTCACAATCCACACTGGGGACAGGACCACAGAACCCCCGGCTGACATATTCTCAGGCTATAAAGATGTCAGGCCAGCAGTTGACACAGGACGCACAAGCCACCCAAGGGGCAGGTCGTCAGGCCACAAAGGTGACAGACCCACAGCCCACACGGGGGACAATCCCAAGGGCCACATCAAGGTCAGACACTCAGGCTACAGGGAGGGCAGACCCCTCACCACTGGGGTCAAACTCACAGCCCACACGGGGAACAATCCCAAGGTCCACATCAGGGTCAGACAGTCAGGCTACAGGGAGGGCAGACCCCTCACCACTGGGGTCAAACTCACAGCCCACACGGGGAACAATCCCAAGGTCCACATCAGGGTCAGACAGTCAGGTTACAGGGAGGGCAGAACCCTCACCACTGGGGTCAAACTCACAGCCCACACGGGGAACAATCCCAAGGTCCACATCAGAGTCAGACAGTCAGGCTACAAGGAGGGCAGACCCCTCACCACTGGGGTCAAACTCACAGCCCACACGGGGAACAATCCCAAGGTCCACATCAGGGTCAGACAGTCAGGCTACAGGGAGGGCAGACCTCTCACCACTGGGGTCAAACTCACAGCCCACACGGGGAACAATCCCAAGGTCCACATCAGGGTCAGACAGTCAGGCTACAGGGAGGGCAGACCCCTCACCACTGGGGTCAAACTCACAGCCCACACGGGGAACAATTCCAAGGTCCACATCAGGGTCAGACAGTCAGGCTACAGGGAGGGCAGACCCCTCACCACTGGGGTCAAACTCACAGCCCACACGGGGAATAGGCCCCATGGCTACATGTAGGACCTTCAGTGAAAGTCAAGCTGCCTGGGTCAGGCAGGAGAGGTGCTCACCTAGAGGGTCTGCTCCAGACAGCTTTTTCAGATTATCTCCCTCAATGCAACCAAATAATTCCCTTAACCAGGAGCAGCTGTTCAGGTGGGGCTATGTCTGTGTTGTTGCTCTGTTTACCTTTTTTGTATCTAAATACCTATAA